One region of Brassica napus cultivar Da-Ae chromosome A10, Da-Ae, whole genome shotgun sequence genomic DNA includes:
- the LOC106419199 gene encoding B3 domain-containing protein At5g06250-like isoform X1 — translation MSVNHYSTDHHHHHNTLFWQQLHTTDATETTTATWLNQDQKESLFEKTLTPSDVGKLNRLVIPKQHAEKYFPLNAISNNADASTEKGMLLSFEDELGKCWRFRYSYWNSSQSYVLTKGWSRFVKDKQLDPGDVVFFQRQRSDPRRLFIGWRRRGQGSSSAVANPTSYSSSMVAAPPYLQVHASSNYSNPPSHSEYSHYGAAVATASETHSIPSSSAVGSSRTVRLFGVNLECQRDEDDGDDSVAATTATECPDGYYGQNMYYYYTPHPHNMNIAFTGDTMKQLGDRRG, via the exons ATGTCAGTCAACCATTACTCCAcggaccaccaccaccaccacaacacTCTCTTCTGGCAGCAACTCCACACCACCGACGCAACAGAGACCACCACCGCCACGTGGCTCAACCAAGACCAGAAAGAGTCTCTCTTCGAGAAAACTCTCACACCAAGCGACGTCGGCAAACTCAACCGCCTCGTCATACCAAAACAGCACGCGGAGAAATACTTCCCTCTCAACGCCATCTCCAATAATGCTGACGCGTCAACGGAGAAAGGGATGCTTCTAAGCTTCGAAGACGAGTTAGGCAAGTGCTGGAGGTTCAGGTACTCTTACTGGAACAGCAGTCAAAGCTACGTGCTGACTAAAGGATGGAGCAGATTCGTCAAAGACAAACAGCTTGACCCAGGCGACGTCGTTTTCTTTCAAAGGCAACGCTCTGATCCCCGGAGACTTTTCATTGGCTGGCGTAGACGTGGCCAAGGCTCCTCTTCCGCCGTTGCCAATCCGACGTCGTATTCTAGCTCAATGGTAGCTGCTCCTCCGTATCTCCAAGTCCACGCCTCTAGTAACTACTCTAATCCTCCTTCTCACTCGGAGTATTCCCACTACG GCGCCGCCGTAGCAACAGCATCGGAGACTCACTCCATACCATCGTCTTCCGCCGTCGGGAGTTCAAGGACGGTGAGGCTTTTCGGTGTGAATTTGGAGTGTCAGAGGGATGAAGACGACGGAGATGATTCCGTTGCTGCCACGACCGCCACCGAGTGTCCTGACGGTTATTACGGCCAAAACATGTACTATTATTACACTCCTCATCCTCATAACAtg AATATAGCTTTCACGGGGGATACGATGAAGCAGCTTGGAGATAGACGAGGATGA
- the LOC106419199 gene encoding B3 domain-containing protein At5g06250-like isoform X2, with protein sequence MSVNHYSTDHHHHHNTLFWQQLHTTDATETTTATWLNQDQKESLFEKTLTPSDVGKLNRLVIPKQHAEKYFPLNAISNNADASTEKGMLLSFEDELGKCWRFRYSYWNSSQSYVLTKGWSRFVKDKQLDPGDVVFFQRQRSDPRRLFIGWRRRGQGSSSAVANPTSYSSSMVAAPPYLQVHASSNYSNPPSHSEYSHYGAAVATASETHSIPSSSAVGSSRTVRLFGVNLECQRDEDDGDDSVAATTATECPDGYYGQNII encoded by the exons ATGTCAGTCAACCATTACTCCAcggaccaccaccaccaccacaacacTCTCTTCTGGCAGCAACTCCACACCACCGACGCAACAGAGACCACCACCGCCACGTGGCTCAACCAAGACCAGAAAGAGTCTCTCTTCGAGAAAACTCTCACACCAAGCGACGTCGGCAAACTCAACCGCCTCGTCATACCAAAACAGCACGCGGAGAAATACTTCCCTCTCAACGCCATCTCCAATAATGCTGACGCGTCAACGGAGAAAGGGATGCTTCTAAGCTTCGAAGACGAGTTAGGCAAGTGCTGGAGGTTCAGGTACTCTTACTGGAACAGCAGTCAAAGCTACGTGCTGACTAAAGGATGGAGCAGATTCGTCAAAGACAAACAGCTTGACCCAGGCGACGTCGTTTTCTTTCAAAGGCAACGCTCTGATCCCCGGAGACTTTTCATTGGCTGGCGTAGACGTGGCCAAGGCTCCTCTTCCGCCGTTGCCAATCCGACGTCGTATTCTAGCTCAATGGTAGCTGCTCCTCCGTATCTCCAAGTCCACGCCTCTAGTAACTACTCTAATCCTCCTTCTCACTCGGAGTATTCCCACTACG GCGCCGCCGTAGCAACAGCATCGGAGACTCACTCCATACCATCGTCTTCCGCCGTCGGGAGTTCAAGGACGGTGAGGCTTTTCGGTGTGAATTTGGAGTGTCAGAGGGATGAAGACGACGGAGATGATTCCGTTGCTGCCACGACCGCCACCGAGTGTCCTGACGGTTATTACGGCCAAAACAT AATATAG